A genomic region of bacterium contains the following coding sequences:
- a CDS encoding class I SAM-dependent methyltransferase, whose amino-acid sequence MRPSAGSRWVGTLPRDGTGSPRRNPLSVFESDPPIVSWETRELPDAWPDALSLRRVRSLLRVARRILRGPHSQVTLPDSLPGADRIPRYALQEFHNLPNGNYSKHVTHGYGRGFDIVMLGVMGSRRQSIAEELAHCRSVLDLGCGAGHAAGAILERGVEDVWGLDPSPYLLQHAARGYPGVRFVQGVAEETGFPDERFDGVCACFLFHELPPRVIEKALAECHRILQPGGRLVITEPGREHWKAPVLPLIRRYGWQGLYFRSLASLVYEPFLAAFHRDGLAGVLERQGFSEIRAENEFPTTRWTAIRR is encoded by the coding sequence ATGAGGCCTTCCGCGGGCAGCCGATGGGTTGGTACCCTCCCTCGGGATGGAACGGGATCTCCGCGGAGAAATCCTCTGAGCGTCTTCGAAAGCGATCCGCCGATCGTCAGCTGGGAGACACGGGAACTCCCCGATGCATGGCCGGACGCTCTCTCCTTGCGTCGTGTCCGGAGTCTCTTGCGGGTTGCCCGGCGCATCCTCCGTGGGCCTCATAGCCAGGTCACCCTTCCCGACTCACTACCCGGAGCCGATCGCATTCCTCGCTATGCGCTCCAGGAATTCCACAACCTTCCCAACGGGAACTACTCGAAGCACGTCACCCATGGCTACGGCAGGGGCTTCGACATCGTCATGCTCGGGGTAATGGGGAGCCGTCGTCAGTCCATCGCCGAGGAACTGGCCCATTGCCGCAGCGTTCTCGATCTCGGTTGCGGAGCCGGTCATGCCGCGGGCGCCATCCTCGAGCGCGGCGTCGAGGATGTCTGGGGACTCGATCCTTCGCCCTACCTGCTGCAGCACGCTGCGCGCGGATACCCTGGCGTCCGATTCGTCCAGGGTGTGGCCGAAGAGACCGGATTCCCCGACGAACGCTTCGACGGCGTGTGCGCCTGCTTCCTCTTCCACGAGCTACCGCCTCGTGTGATCGAAAAGGCCCTGGCGGAGTGTCATCGCATCCTGCAGCCCGGCGGAAGACTCGTGATCACCGAACCGGGCCGCGAGCATTGGAAGGCGCCGGTCCTGCCCTTGATCCGCCGGTACGGGTGGCAAGGTCTCTACTTCCGCAGCCTGGCCAGCCTGGTCTACGAGCCCTTCCTCGCCGCGTTCCATCGGGACGGACTCGCAGGTGTCCTGGAGCGTCAAGGCTTTTCGGAGATCCGCGCCGAGAACGAATTCCCGACCACGCGCTGGACGGCGATCCGCCGTTGA